A stretch of the Desertifilum tharense IPPAS B-1220 genome encodes the following:
- a CDS encoding CPBP family intramembrane glutamic endopeptidase — protein MNPKLRELAGYPVPIRLGAFILALAVVWLPFAAILYGAARRLNGDSPEVENALTIAVMGLLLIEFLIGVRYWARGVHGISHPLKHYGLGGSRQNAQELFGGLGLGMSLTLSLFALQGLFGWVAWQSASLPLPQLLAEGFLSALGIGFAEELVFRGWLLDELRYDYRPGQVLWGNALIFAVLHFLKPLAEILQSLPTFGSLVVLGLTLVWAKRATRDRLGLSIGLHAGLVWGYYIINVGQLIQYTDRVPSWVTGIDGNPLAGVMGFGFLIAIALAMQKWASLSLH, from the coding sequence TTGAACCCTAAACTTCGAGAGTTAGCAGGCTACCCAGTTCCTATCCGTCTGGGAGCCTTTATCTTAGCCCTAGCAGTGGTTTGGCTGCCATTTGCGGCAATTCTCTATGGGGCAGCGCGTCGGCTTAATGGCGACTCTCCAGAGGTCGAAAATGCCCTAACGATCGCAGTGATGGGGCTATTGTTGATTGAATTTCTCATTGGGGTTCGCTATTGGGCGCGTGGGGTTCATGGCATTTCGCACCCGCTGAAGCATTACGGCTTAGGAGGAAGTCGCCAGAATGCCCAGGAGTTGTTCGGCGGCTTAGGGCTAGGGATGAGCTTAACCTTAAGCTTATTTGCCCTCCAGGGGTTGTTTGGCTGGGTGGCGTGGCAATCCGCTAGCTTGCCGTTACCCCAACTGCTGGCTGAAGGGTTTCTGAGTGCTTTGGGGATTGGATTTGCTGAAGAACTGGTGTTTCGGGGTTGGTTGTTAGATGAATTGCGCTACGATTACCGTCCAGGACAGGTTTTGTGGGGGAATGCGCTGATTTTTGCCGTGCTGCACTTCCTCAAGCCGTTGGCGGAGATTTTGCAAAGTTTGCCCACCTTTGGCAGTTTGGTGGTCTTGGGGCTAACTTTAGTGTGGGCTAAACGGGCAACGCGCGATCGCCTAGGCCTATCGATTGGACTGCACGCGGGTTTAGTTTGGGGCTACTACATCATTAATGTGGGGCAACTGATTCAATATACAGATCGAGTGCCCAGTTGGGTGACAGGCATTGATGGAAATCCGCTAGCGGGGGTGATGGGATTTGGATTTTTGATCGCGATCGCGCTGGCGATGCAAAAATGGGCTAGTCTCTCACTCCATTGA
- a CDS encoding pentapeptide repeat-containing protein: protein MDIEAIRAGKIKQLAGADLEDEDLSHSLLERVNFAGATLVGVNLTQSNLKGARLDGANLIGATLSNADLRANFLGANLMQADLSGADLRGSNLRGANLMGAKLSQASFAGAFLSGTNLMGVNLQGVDFRGADLRGANLNSANLKGADFSYADLQGASLSEANLEEADLRGANLGGANLTGANLLCAELEGTNLSGTNLDRACTLGTLAK from the coding sequence ATGGACATTGAAGCAATTCGCGCCGGAAAAATCAAACAACTCGCCGGAGCCGACTTAGAAGACGAAGACCTCTCCCACAGCCTGCTGGAGCGCGTCAACTTTGCAGGTGCAACCCTAGTCGGCGTCAATTTAACCCAATCAAACCTCAAAGGAGCGCGCTTAGATGGGGCAAACCTGATCGGCGCAACCCTCTCCAACGCCGACTTACGCGCCAACTTCCTCGGCGCGAACCTGATGCAAGCTGACTTAAGCGGTGCAGACTTGCGGGGAAGCAACCTGCGCGGGGCAAACCTGATGGGAGCCAAACTGAGCCAAGCCAGCTTTGCCGGGGCTTTTTTAAGCGGAACCAACCTGATGGGCGTTAACCTACAAGGGGTAGATTTCCGAGGGGCCGACCTGCGCGGGGCGAACCTGAATAGCGCTAACCTCAAAGGGGCAGACTTCAGTTACGCGGATCTTCAAGGAGCCAGTTTAAGCGAAGCGAACCTAGAAGAAGCCGACTTGCGCGGGGCAAACCTAGGGGGTGCAAATCTCACCGGCGCTAACCTGCTGTGTGCGGAATTAGAGGGAACCAACCTCAGTGGAACAAATTTAGACCGCGCTTGTACCCTGGGTACCCTGGCCAAATAA
- a CDS encoding HAMP domain-containing histidine kinase codes for MIKFWKKSLMARLVSSFSVLSFTTVTLVGTVAFIRAKVELRNLVFERLTAIANLKEDALDLWVEAQQEATVSLAQLSEVRSQAEILLTRPENDPQSQSAHYLLMQYFNSAMTSRPELEEVFILTKVGGQIRLSTDEQIEGEYRVKNRYFTEGLKRTFVQNVYPSTATGRPTMTISTPLYALNGELIGVLGAHLNLERMDRIILERTGLGEKGEAYLVDRFNLFVSAERFGRQEFPRGVHSWAIDRALKAEDGFSIYRNYNNVSVIGVYRWLDDRELALLVEVETLEAFAPARQLAGTIFLVGLAATGFLAVGVYLLARQIARPILAINQAATQVAKGDLTAIAPTLTEDEVGVLATTFNQMTQQLQRSSEQTASYSRSLEQKASQLEQALVEVQSYQAQLVQSEKMSSLGQLVAGVAHEINNPVSFIHGNLPHAVIYIEELCELIQLYQEHYPQPHSAIEKYRQEVDLDFILEDLPSLLDSMKVGADRIRQIVLSLRNFSRLDESDRKAVNLHEGLENTLLILQHRLKSAGDRSDINIIRDYEDLPQVECFVGQLNQVFMNLLANALDALENCSKFETQAHSFKETAESPEEDLCYVSHLPPDRPTILLKTRLLETQWVQIAIADNGSGISPAVRQRLFDPFFTTKPVGKGTGLGLSISYKIIVEKHQGKIYCRSAVGKGTEFMMEIPLKIAPTLTLDEHFLTSME; via the coding sequence ATGATTAAGTTTTGGAAAAAAAGCTTGATGGCTCGCCTAGTCAGTTCCTTTTCGGTGCTGTCTTTTACAACTGTAACGTTAGTCGGGACAGTGGCTTTTATTCGCGCCAAAGTTGAGCTGAGAAATTTAGTCTTTGAACGACTGACTGCGATCGCCAACCTCAAGGAAGATGCGCTCGATCTGTGGGTGGAAGCTCAACAAGAAGCCACGGTTTCGCTCGCGCAGCTATCGGAAGTGCGATCGCAAGCCGAAATTCTCCTGACTCGCCCAGAAAACGATCCGCAATCTCAATCGGCTCATTATCTGTTAATGCAATACTTTAATTCGGCGATGACGAGCCGTCCCGAACTTGAAGAGGTCTTTATTCTAACCAAAGTGGGCGGTCAAATTAGACTTTCAACGGACGAACAGATTGAAGGAGAATATCGGGTTAAAAATCGTTATTTCACAGAAGGTCTAAAAAGAACCTTCGTTCAAAATGTCTACCCTTCAACGGCAACGGGTAGACCAACGATGACTATTTCTACTCCCCTCTATGCCTTAAATGGCGAGTTAATTGGCGTTTTAGGCGCGCACCTCAATCTCGAACGCATGGATCGGATTATCTTAGAACGGACGGGTTTAGGGGAAAAAGGGGAAGCCTATCTTGTCGATCGGTTTAATTTATTTGTCTCTGCCGAACGTTTTGGTCGGCAAGAGTTTCCGCGTGGCGTTCATTCCTGGGCAATCGATCGGGCTTTGAAAGCAGAAGACGGTTTTAGCATTTACCGCAACTATAACAATGTCTCAGTCATTGGTGTATATCGCTGGTTGGACGATCGCGAATTAGCCTTATTAGTCGAGGTTGAAACCCTAGAAGCCTTTGCACCCGCCCGCCAACTCGCCGGGACTATTTTTTTAGTGGGTTTGGCGGCGACTGGATTTTTAGCTGTGGGGGTTTATTTGCTAGCGCGGCAAATTGCTAGACCCATTTTGGCTATTAACCAAGCGGCTACCCAAGTTGCTAAAGGGGATTTAACTGCGATCGCGCCGACTTTAACCGAAGATGAAGTCGGTGTTCTAGCAACTACGTTTAATCAAATGACTCAGCAGTTGCAACGCTCTTCCGAACAAACGGCTTCCTACAGTCGCTCTTTGGAACAAAAAGCCAGCCAACTCGAACAAGCGTTAGTCGAAGTTCAATCCTATCAAGCCCAGTTAGTTCAAAGCGAGAAAATGTCTTCTTTGGGGCAATTGGTGGCGGGAGTTGCCCACGAAATTAATAACCCCGTGTCTTTCATTCATGGCAATCTTCCCCACGCCGTCATTTATATTGAAGAGCTTTGTGAATTAATTCAACTTTATCAAGAACATTATCCCCAGCCGCATTCAGCCATTGAAAAGTATCGTCAAGAGGTCGATCTCGATTTTATCTTAGAAGATTTGCCCAGCTTGCTCGACTCCATGAAGGTTGGGGCCGATCGCATTCGGCAAATTGTCTTATCTTTACGCAATTTCTCGCGTTTAGATGAGTCAGATCGCAAGGCGGTGAACTTACACGAAGGGCTAGAAAATACCTTACTGATCCTGCAACATCGCCTGAAATCTGCGGGCGATCGCTCCGACATTAACATTATCCGCGATTACGAGGATTTACCCCAGGTTGAATGCTTTGTCGGTCAACTCAATCAGGTGTTTATGAATTTACTGGCAAATGCCTTAGATGCGCTAGAAAATTGCTCTAAATTTGAAACCCAAGCGCACTCCTTCAAAGAGACGGCTGAATCTCCAGAGGAAGACCTTTGCTATGTTTCGCACTTACCCCCAGATCGACCTACCATTTTACTCAAAACCCGCTTATTAGAAACGCAGTGGGTGCAAATTGCGATCGCCGATAACGGTTCGGGAATTTCACCAGCCGTTAGACAACGTTTATTCGATCCCTTTTTCACCACCAAACCCGTCGGCAAAGGTACGGGTTTAGGTTTATCCATTAGCTATAAAATCATTGTCGAAAAGCACCAAGGTAAAATTTATTGCCGTTCTGCCGTCGGTAAGGGTACAGAATTTATGATGGAAATTCCCTTAAAAATCGCCCCCACCTTAACCCTAGACGAGCATTTTCTAACTTCAATGGAGTGA
- a CDS encoding STAS domain-containing protein — MQTLLAFSEYTTIQPQGHINAANALELQQQLTSAVSAQTAACVLVDLSQVESLDSAGLMALVSALSLAQRQGQRFTLCSVSPSLRIIFELTQLDRVFEIFENSEAFAASLKQAA, encoded by the coding sequence ATGCAGACTCTTCTTGCTTTTTCTGAATACACCACCATCCAACCCCAAGGTCACATCAACGCCGCTAACGCCCTAGAACTGCAACAACAACTGACGAGCGCTGTATCGGCTCAAACTGCCGCTTGCGTTCTAGTGGATTTGAGCCAAGTCGAGTCTCTAGACAGCGCTGGATTGATGGCCCTGGTTTCAGCATTATCCTTAGCTCAACGCCAAGGACAGCGATTTACCCTCTGCTCCGTTTCTCCCTCTTTGCGGATTATCTTTGAACTCACTCAACTCGACCGCGTTTTTGAAATCTTTGAAAACTCAGAAGCCTTTGCAGCCAGCCTCAAGCAAGCTGCTTAG
- a CDS encoding ABC transporter substrate-binding protein, giving the protein MLLLSVGLLASCQGWRNSGAEIRIGLVASLSGELSDVSGVGMVNAAHLAVDEVNEAGGLKIGNRTHPVTLLIKDDGDQPDEAVRVTRELVQERAIAIIGPPLSRNAIPVADLAESLRLPMITPTATNPQVTLGKQYIFRIAFIDDFQGNVMARFAREDLNITRAAVLYDVASAYNRGLAEYFKQEFKAAGGTIVASETYITGETDFRQQLQRIQSAQPQALFLPNYPPEIARQIQQARQIGITAMFIGGDSWGDLDLATYRESEGAFFSALWSPEVTNQTTKTFIQTYQQTYNQMPDDSAAMTYDAFGLLFQALQTQGLAEPEAIRQGLANIQRYEGASGTLEFNGTGDPQKSAIVLQFKSGQAVFYREVLP; this is encoded by the coding sequence GTGCTTCTGCTTTCCGTGGGCTTGCTCGCGAGCTGTCAGGGTTGGAGAAACTCTGGAGCAGAAATTCGGATTGGTTTGGTTGCGTCTTTGAGTGGCGAACTCTCGGATGTGAGTGGTGTAGGGATGGTCAATGCGGCGCATTTGGCAGTTGATGAAGTGAATGAGGCGGGGGGATTAAAAATTGGGAATCGCACTCACCCCGTTACCCTGTTAATTAAAGACGATGGCGACCAACCCGATGAAGCCGTGCGCGTCACCCGCGAACTGGTACAAGAAAGAGCGATCGCCATTATCGGTCCTCCCCTCAGTCGCAATGCCATTCCGGTAGCAGATTTAGCCGAAAGCCTGCGCCTGCCCATGATTACCCCAACCGCCACCAACCCGCAAGTCACCCTCGGTAAACAATATATCTTTCGCATTGCCTTTATTGACGACTTTCAAGGGAACGTCATGGCCCGCTTTGCCCGCGAAGACTTGAACATTACCCGCGCTGCCGTACTTTACGATGTTGCGAGTGCCTACAATCGCGGTTTAGCAGAATACTTCAAACAAGAATTTAAAGCCGCAGGCGGTACGATCGTCGCCTCCGAAACCTACATCACTGGCGAAACAGACTTTCGCCAACAACTCCAACGCATTCAGAGCGCTCAACCGCAAGCCCTATTTTTACCAAACTACCCGCCCGAAATTGCCCGACAAATCCAACAAGCACGGCAAATTGGCATTACAGCAATGTTTATTGGGGGAGATTCTTGGGGAGATTTAGATTTAGCAACCTATCGGGAAAGCGAAGGGGCTTTTTTCAGCGCCCTCTGGTCGCCGGAGGTAACAAATCAAACTACAAAAACCTTTATCCAAACCTACCAACAAACTTATAATCAGATGCCAGATGACTCAGCCGCCATGACCTACGATGCATTCGGTTTGTTATTTCAAGCCCTGCAAACTCAAGGACTTGCGGAACCTGAAGCCATCCGCCAGGGGTTAGCGAATATCCAGCGCTACGAAGGGGCAAGCGGTACTTTGGAATTTAACGGCACAGGCGATCCCCAAAAAAGTGCGATTGTCTTGCAATTTAAATCGGGTCAAGCTGTATTCTACCGAGAAGTGCTGCCTTAA
- a CDS encoding ABC transporter substrate-binding protein: protein MLLFSNRSFTSLLCSGAIALGLVACPQQSPPPELRVGLIAGFTGETAAAIGPSSTQAAELAVQEANRNGGLQVGKRKYAITLILADDRNNPEEAVKVAQKLINQDNAIAIVGPYISREAIPVAQVVENAQIPMISPTSTNPKTTENKQYVFRVVFTDEFQGRVMANFAREELKVSKAAVLYDRASDYNRSIAEIFQQVFQQTGGEVVAFETYTTDTNQDFRPQLQRIRDSGAEILFLPNYEQELYLQVQQARELGIQIPLLGSDTWEALNPAENPQLEGSFFSTNYAPDPTNPKNQAFIKAYRELYQNEPDNVAALTYDAFGLLFEAIESQGETDPAKIREGLSQIQQFTGVSGTAEFAGTGDPIKSAAIMQIKTGQVSFYKSVAP, encoded by the coding sequence ATGCTGCTTTTTTCAAATCGGAGCTTCACGTCTTTACTTTGCTCAGGGGCGATCGCACTTGGCTTAGTTGCTTGTCCGCAACAGTCCCCCCCACCCGAATTGCGCGTGGGTTTAATTGCCGGGTTTACGGGCGAAACCGCCGCCGCCATTGGCCCTTCCAGCACCCAAGCGGCCGAACTCGCCGTGCAAGAAGCCAACCGTAATGGGGGGCTGCAAGTGGGAAAGCGCAAATACGCCATCACCCTGATCCTCGCTGACGATCGCAATAACCCCGAAGAAGCGGTCAAAGTTGCCCAAAAGCTGATTAACCAAGATAACGCGATCGCGATCGTTGGCCCTTATATCAGTCGCGAAGCCATCCCCGTCGCCCAAGTGGTGGAAAATGCTCAAATCCCAATGATTAGCCCCACCTCCACCAACCCGAAAACCACTGAGAATAAACAATATGTCTTTCGGGTAGTATTTACCGATGAGTTCCAAGGACGGGTAATGGCTAATTTTGCCCGCGAGGAACTGAAAGTCAGCAAAGCTGCGGTTCTCTACGATAGAGCCAGCGACTACAATCGCAGTATCGCCGAAATTTTTCAGCAAGTTTTTCAGCAAACCGGGGGTGAAGTCGTCGCCTTTGAAACCTATACGACAGACACGAACCAAGATTTTCGTCCCCAACTGCAACGCATACGGGACAGCGGTGCGGAAATCCTCTTTCTGCCCAACTACGAACAAGAACTCTATTTACAAGTGCAACAAGCTCGCGAGTTAGGCATTCAAATTCCCCTGTTGGGCAGCGATACCTGGGAAGCCCTGAACCCAGCCGAAAATCCCCAGTTAGAAGGCTCGTTTTTTAGTACAAACTATGCTCCCGATCCGACTAATCCGAAAAATCAAGCTTTTATCAAAGCCTACCGCGAACTTTATCAAAACGAACCCGATAATGTCGCCGCTTTAACCTACGACGCCTTTGGCTTGCTGTTCGAGGCGATTGAGTCTCAAGGCGAAACCGATCCGGCAAAAATTCGGGAGGGACTCAGCCAAATTCAACAGTTTACCGGGGTAAGCGGCACCGCAGAGTTTGCCGGAACGGGCGATCCGATTAAAAGTGCTGCCATTATGCAGATTAAAACGGGTCAAGTCAGTTTTTATAAATCCGTTGCCCCGTAA
- the clpS gene encoding ATP-dependent Clp protease adapter ClpS — protein sequence MSVETIEQRSTARKLAPRYRVLLHNDDFNSMEHVVQTLMATVASLTQPQAVSIMMEAHNSGIALVIACAQEHAEFYCETLKNHGLTSTIEPDE from the coding sequence GTGTCTGTAGAGACCATTGAACAACGTTCAACGGCCCGAAAACTAGCGCCCCGCTATCGCGTTCTTCTTCATAACGACGACTTCAACTCAATGGAGCATGTCGTGCAAACCTTAATGGCAACCGTTGCCAGTCTGACGCAACCTCAAGCCGTCAGTATCATGATGGAAGCGCATAACAGCGGCATTGCCCTCGTGATCGCGTGCGCTCAAGAACACGCCGAGTTTTATTGCGAAACTTTAAAAAATCACGGTCTGACGAGTACGATTGAACCTGATGAGTAA